A single window of Synechococcus sp. CBW1004 DNA harbors:
- a CDS encoding urea ABC transporter permease subunit UrtB: protein MSILLDTLFNGLAIGSVLMLAALGLAVVFGLMGVINMAHGELMMIGAYTTYVVQNLFKDGPLEALFPLYILLSIPAAFIVSGLAGLLLEKTVIRRLYGRPLETLLATWGVSLILQQFVRSVSGAFFIGLLLAVGLGLLFPRFTPASWWQRRWTPLLAVGRWILAGLIGVAVAAGLGGIRALDQPWFSARNIEVTAPQWLRGSIDLLGVNMPTGRLFIIALTALSLVAVNWFLQKSVWGIRIRAVTQNRPMSNCLGIPTETVDALTFLVGSGLAGVAGVAVTLLGSVGPNLGGNYIVDCFMVVVLGGVGKLLGTVVAALGIGILSYVIGSGSLLLLWPQMPAGLNETITFFATTSMAKVLVFAIIVVFLQFRPAGLFPQKGRLVEA from the coding sequence ATGAGCATTCTTCTTGACACACTCTTCAACGGCCTCGCCATCGGATCGGTGCTGATGCTTGCCGCCCTCGGCCTGGCGGTGGTGTTCGGCCTGATGGGCGTCATCAACATGGCCCATGGCGAGCTGATGATGATCGGCGCCTACACCACCTATGTGGTGCAGAACCTGTTCAAGGATGGACCGCTCGAAGCGCTCTTCCCCCTCTACATCCTGCTGTCGATTCCAGCGGCCTTCATCGTCAGCGGCCTGGCGGGCCTGCTGCTGGAGAAGACGGTGATCCGTCGCCTCTACGGCCGGCCGCTGGAAACGCTGCTGGCCACCTGGGGCGTCAGCCTGATCCTGCAGCAGTTCGTCCGCTCCGTCTCCGGCGCCTTCTTCATCGGCCTGCTGCTCGCGGTGGGCCTCGGCCTGCTGTTCCCGCGCTTCACGCCTGCCTCCTGGTGGCAGCGCCGCTGGACGCCGCTGCTCGCGGTCGGACGCTGGATCCTGGCAGGCCTGATCGGCGTGGCCGTGGCAGCGGGCCTGGGAGGCATCCGTGCCCTCGATCAGCCGTGGTTCAGCGCCCGCAACATCGAGGTCACCGCCCCCCAGTGGCTGCGCGGCTCGATTGATCTGCTGGGGGTGAACATGCCCACGGGACGGCTGTTCATCATCGCGCTCACCGCCCTGTCTCTGGTGGCGGTCAACTGGTTCCTGCAGAAGAGCGTCTGGGGCATCCGCATCCGCGCCGTCACCCAGAACCGCCCGATGAGCAACTGCCTGGGCATTCCCACAGAAACCGTCGATGCGCTCACCTTTCTGGTGGGCTCCGGCCTGGCGGGCGTGGCCGGCGTGGCCGTCACCCTGCTCGGCTCGGTGGGCCCGAATCTCGGGGGCAACTACATCGTCGACTGCTTCATGGTGGTGGTGCTCGGCGGCGTGGGCAAGCTGCTCGGCACCGTGGTCGCTGCCCTTGGCATCGGAATCCTGAGCTATGTGATCGGCTCGGGCTCCCTGCTGCTGCTCTGGCCCCAGATGCCGGCGGGTCTGAACGAAACGATCACCTTCTTCGCCACCACCTCGATGGCCAAGGTTCTGGTGTTCGCGATCATCGTGGTCTTCCTGCAGTTCCGTCCCGCGGGCCTGTTCCCGCAGAAGGGTCGCCTGGTGGAGGCCTGA